In Glycine max cultivar Williams 82 chromosome 7, Glycine_max_v4.0, whole genome shotgun sequence, a single window of DNA contains:
- the LOC100792558 gene encoding O-fucosyltransferase 23 isoform X1, translated as MGGGTVKSLTCKFVFLLVALLILRALLVPPSPGFGGVEWSNFVYIRNHSPSFGVGVRQDKFLEVPQIVWGLNNQKIAFARACHTARTMNRILLMPSLSASLFYKEIDLLQPISFDRVFQYDKFNALCSGFVQLGRYSDLSNQTRVLEMQKGSGRKWTVERDLDQLRDYSKGEFEDHEVIRIVGKNPFLWHDHWPVKDYAKVFECLVLIDEIGREADRVVSRIRAVGRETQSNSESVELENDSSSFQPLPYVAVHMRVEIDWMIHCKKLEQRLNTNQICSSKKEIMERVANIKGLKTPSVVYLAVADKLLQNSSVLEGWEEGFLPYEKKKLGVDGIYKKYPYLIQSAIDYEVCLRADIFVGNSFSTFSSLIVLERTQKIITMGVNMCGKDVTWPSYAYNIQGESNGPMRWVTNMSHSTLQEISYGTNHISC; from the coding sequence ATGGGTGGTGGCACTGTGAAATCCTTGACTTGCAAATTTGTGTTTCTTCTTGTTGCTCTTTTGATTCTTAGAGCTCTGTTGGTTCCTCCCTCCCCTGGCTTTGGTGGGGTTGAATGGAGCAACTTTGTGTATATCAGGAACCATTCTCCATCATTTGGTGTTGGGGTTAGGCAAGATAAGTTTTTGGAGGTTCCTCAGATTGTGTGGGGATTGAACAACCAGAAGATTGCATTTGCAAGGGCTTGCCATACCGCTAGAACGATGAATCGAATTCTGTTGATGCCTAGTCTTAGTGCCTCCTTGTTTTACAAAGAAATTGACCTCTTGCAACCCATTTCCTTTGACAGGGTGTTCCAATATGACAAGTTTAATGCACTGTGCAGCGGGTTTGTGCAACTGGGTCGGTACTCAGATCTCTCGAACCAAACTCGGGTGCTTGAGATGCAGAAAGGGAGTGGTAGGAAGTGGACAGTGGAGAGGGATTTGGATCAATTGAGAGATTATAGTAAAGGGGAGTTTGAGGACCACGAGGTGATTAGGATAGTGGGGAAGAACCCTTTCTTGTGGCATGATCATTGGCCTGTGAAGGACTATGCAAAGGTTTTTGAGTGCTTAGTTTTGATAGATGAGATTGGTCGAGAAGCAGATAGAGTTGTGTCTAGGATTAGAGCAGTTGGAAGAGAAACACAAAGCAATAGTGAATCAGTGGAATTGGAGAATGATAGTTCTTCTTTTCAGCCTCTTCCTTATGTTGCTGTCCACATGAGAGTGGAAATTGATTGGATGATTCATTGCAAAAAATTGGAGCAGAGATTGAACACAAACCAAATTTGTAGTAGCAAGAAAGAGATAATGGAAAGAGTTGCCAAcatcaaaggtttgaagactcCATCCGTTGTTTATCTTGCAGTAGCTGATAAACTCCTTCAAAATTCTTCAGTACTTGAAGGTTGGGAAGAAGGCTTTCTACCTTATGAGAAGAAGAAACTTGGTGTTGATGGAATTTACAAGAAGTATCCATATCTAATTCAATCAGCAATTGACTATGAAGTGTGCTTGAGGGCTGATATCTTTGTAGGGAACAGCTTCTCCACATTTTCGAGCCTTATAGTTCTTGAAAGAACACAAAAGATTATCACAATGGGTGTGAACATGTGTGGAAAAGATGTAACATGGCCCTCTTATGCTTACAACATACAAGGAGAATCAAATGGCCCTATGAGATGGGTCACAAATATGTCTCATTCAACCCTTCAAGAAATCAGCTATGGCACCAACCACATTTCTTGTTGA
- the LOC100792558 gene encoding O-fucosyltransferase 23 isoform X2, whose protein sequence is MKVLFNCKLSQLMGGGTVKSLTCKFVFLLVALLILRALLVPPSPGFGGVEWSNFVYIRNHSPSFGVGVRQDKFLEVPQIVWGLNNQKIAFARACHTARTMNRILLMPSLSASLFYKEIDLLQPISFDRVFQYDKFNALCSGFVQLGRYSDLSNQTRVLEMQKGSGRKWTVERDLDQLRDYSKGEFEDHEVIRIVGKNPFLWHDHWPVKDYAKVFECLVLIDEIGREADRVVSRIRAVGRETQSNSESVELENDSSSFQPLPYVAVHMRVEIDWMIHCKKLEQRLNTNQICSSKKEIMERVANIKGLKTPSVVYLAVADKLLQNSSVLEGWEEGFLPYEKKKLGVDGIYKKYPYLIQSAIDYEVCLRADIFVGNSFSTFSSLIVLERTQKIITMGVNMCGKDVTWPSYAYNIQGESNGPMRWVTNMSHSTLQEISYGTNHISC, encoded by the coding sequence ATGAAAGTGTTGTTTAATTGCAAGTTGTCTCAGTTAATGGGTGGTGGCACTGTGAAATCCTTGACTTGCAAATTTGTGTTTCTTCTTGTTGCTCTTTTGATTCTTAGAGCTCTGTTGGTTCCTCCCTCCCCTGGCTTTGGTGGGGTTGAATGGAGCAACTTTGTGTATATCAGGAACCATTCTCCATCATTTGGTGTTGGGGTTAGGCAAGATAAGTTTTTGGAGGTTCCTCAGATTGTGTGGGGATTGAACAACCAGAAGATTGCATTTGCAAGGGCTTGCCATACCGCTAGAACGATGAATCGAATTCTGTTGATGCCTAGTCTTAGTGCCTCCTTGTTTTACAAAGAAATTGACCTCTTGCAACCCATTTCCTTTGACAGGGTGTTCCAATATGACAAGTTTAATGCACTGTGCAGCGGGTTTGTGCAACTGGGTCGGTACTCAGATCTCTCGAACCAAACTCGGGTGCTTGAGATGCAGAAAGGGAGTGGTAGGAAGTGGACAGTGGAGAGGGATTTGGATCAATTGAGAGATTATAGTAAAGGGGAGTTTGAGGACCACGAGGTGATTAGGATAGTGGGGAAGAACCCTTTCTTGTGGCATGATCATTGGCCTGTGAAGGACTATGCAAAGGTTTTTGAGTGCTTAGTTTTGATAGATGAGATTGGTCGAGAAGCAGATAGAGTTGTGTCTAGGATTAGAGCAGTTGGAAGAGAAACACAAAGCAATAGTGAATCAGTGGAATTGGAGAATGATAGTTCTTCTTTTCAGCCTCTTCCTTATGTTGCTGTCCACATGAGAGTGGAAATTGATTGGATGATTCATTGCAAAAAATTGGAGCAGAGATTGAACACAAACCAAATTTGTAGTAGCAAGAAAGAGATAATGGAAAGAGTTGCCAAcatcaaaggtttgaagactcCATCCGTTGTTTATCTTGCAGTAGCTGATAAACTCCTTCAAAATTCTTCAGTACTTGAAGGTTGGGAAGAAGGCTTTCTACCTTATGAGAAGAAGAAACTTGGTGTTGATGGAATTTACAAGAAGTATCCATATCTAATTCAATCAGCAATTGACTATGAAGTGTGCTTGAGGGCTGATATCTTTGTAGGGAACAGCTTCTCCACATTTTCGAGCCTTATAGTTCTTGAAAGAACACAAAAGATTATCACAATGGGTGTGAACATGTGTGGAAAAGATGTAACATGGCCCTCTTATGCTTACAACATACAAGGAGAATCAAATGGCCCTATGAGATGGGTCACAAATATGTCTCATTCAACCCTTCAAGAAATCAGCTATGGCACCAACCACATTTCTTGTTGA